The nucleotide window GAAATTAATGAGACTATCTAGAAAATGTACAGCCAACTCCTAATAAATTCCTTCGTTCATATATATTATTCCACGTGCAAAGCATCCCTTGTAAAATAAtgaacaattcttgaaattgatgcATCAATTCAATTTAATCTGTAGCATTCTTTTCTTGACTCTGATCTCTCTAGAAGGAAAACTCATACTATAAATACATCCCTTTAGCTCTCCCATTTCACTGAACCAAATTAACATTTTCTACTACGAATCTAAGATAGACTCTTGTTGCTTAATTATTCCTTCACCTTCCTTCGTTTGATCTTTTTTTCAATAGCTATCATGGGTGTTCTGACTTATGAAGCAGAGGTTGCTACTGGAATCCCTCCAACCAAGATGTTCAAGGTCTTTGTGCTTGATGCTGACAACATTATCCCTAAGATTCTGCCTCAGGCCATTAAGAGCATAGAGATCCTTGAAGGAAATGGAGGGCCTGGAACTATTAAGAAGACTACCTTTGCGGAAGGTTAATTATAACTTTACAACATTAGCCATTAATCAACGAttaatcatttatttttattaattaataatgtgtttTCTTTATTGAACATGCATGCAGGAAGCGAATTCAAGTATGTGAAGAACAAGATTGAAGCAATAGACAAAGACACTTTCACTTATTCCTACAGTTCCATTGAAGGAGAACCATGGATAGATACATTAGAGAAAATTTATTATGAGGTTAAAATAGTACCGTCTGCTGATGGGGGATCCATTTGCAAGACCACAAGCAAATACTACCCAAAGGGTGATGCTGAGATCAATGAAGCTCTTATCAAGGCCGGTGAAGAAAAAATAATGGCAATGTTCAAGGTTATTGAAGCCTACCTCTTGGCAAATCCTGATGCCTACAACTAAAGGAATCCCATTATCAGATCGTGAAATATGTAGCATTCCTGTGTTTCGGTTGTTGTGCTTGAAACTCATTGATTATGCTTTTCTTTATTCCACTTTTTCTCTGGCCAATCTGGTAATAAAACTTTAATTAAGATCTGTTGAATTGATGGCTCGCCCTGTACCTTAACTTGAATTATAACTccctttaatttaaataaaaaaaaatatatcactcACTTAGGAAACATAAATTTAAGTCTCTACTTAAttataaaacaaaaaatttaacgAAATTTTCATTATACAAATACCGATTTTTGATTACATATACTTTGAAACAAGAAAAATAATGtacaaaataataattatataaagaaATATCTATTGCCAATGAGTGTCATCATTAATCATTTCACCTGTTATGCTAGAGATTTGATCAAAGAAATGAATTGATTGATCTTTCAGCGATATAAAGGTATGGgaattaaatgatttttttttataaggtTCACACTCGAGAGTCCACTGTAAATAAATTTAGTATTACTTTGTCATCTCCCTAGATATCTATTCAAGGAAAAGCCTGGAATTGCTAGGATACGAGGACATGGCATGGGGCTCCCTTGAGAAACTCTTGCATGGTAACTTTCTTTCCCATGTCTGTAGCTGGGCAATGTTATGTTGTTTAGTTATTTGATCTGGGGGAGAAAATAGATATAGGCGAATGGATGCTTTTGCTAGTTTTGTTGTTCCTTCGTGTTGAATATTCATAATCCTTGTAGGtaaattgttgttggttttgggtTCATTGAAAAAGCCTCGAGTTCTTTTTCGAGCCCACATCCTTAGGTCCACTAAGGCTACTACTCTAAAAAGATTCGATATATCTACCTCAAAATTGCTCATGGCCAGAGGTATATACAGTCCAAATCAGTCATTCTTAGGAATATCAAATCTTCTaatcttatttgaaaattaaaattttattaaaatttaatttaatttaattttttttaattaaaataaaaaaaaattttaattctttttattttaaaaaaacttaataaaaaaaataaaaaataaatataattatatgaaaatttaattaaattcttttttataaataatttatttaaaaaaaagctCAAGTTCTACTTGATAGAAATCGTACGGCTACAATATCAACTAGGaagttatcctgaggaggaaaaTCTATGCGTAAGAACACAATCTCTTTACAGGAATAATGAATAGATAGCTGGTTTGAagcttaccaaaaaaaaaaaaaaaaaagtgcagcaactaacaattaatgcaatttcaTATGGAGGCTAATAAAAGtatatataattaatcaattataaGGTCAATCCTCTAATGTATTGAATTTTTATGCTATATAGTAATTGAAGGGCTGTCCAGTTTTTCTGCGTTCAGTGCTGATTCCTGATTTTTGCTGAGTGAAGTTTTGTTCTCATTCTCTTATGGGTTGCTGCCTTTCTATGGAAATTTTAGTTTAGTTGAATTGTGGGGGCTCATACTGATGGTAGGTGCTTGATAGTCACGTCTTGGCTTTGATTGTAACATCTTTGCTTGGTTTTTCCACTGGGAGAGGACGATGTGTTCTTTGAGTAAATATCAAATATGATCGTTCAATTTTATGagtgtttttataaaaattattaaatattatgataaaaaattaaaaatttttaaattaatctatTGATCTGTCAATTATTTTATTTACtatttatttgtaaaataattaataactcaataaattaattaaaaaatctttAATTTTGAATCAcagtatttttataaaatcaaattgaaaaccTTCATACCAAGCTCCCTCGTACCCATGCCCATTTTCAAAACGATAGATACCAAAACCATGCATCTTATACACAAAATACTGTCCAGCATGTGTGTTTCCATTTCTAATATCTTGTTGGTCACTCCCTTTCAAATTGCCACCCACGTTTTCAATTAAATTTGGGCTTCTTGATAATGCTTTCATTCCAAGATCATTGCTGCAACTTCTTTCTTCCATTCTTGAAAGCAAATTTCCTTTACCATAGTCAAGAATCACCAACTCTGATGCCAATTGATAGAATTCAGAAAGAGAAGTGGGAGAAATCCAGAGAAAGCAAAAGGAAATAGAGAGAAAGggaagagaaaaataaaagaaaacagaGGGAGAATCTCATTCAATTGACATCAAAATCTAGAATCAATCACAATATAGGAATTATAGCTTTTATTCTAGCTAATGACATTTGCCCACCTTTCACAATGGTTACAACAGGAGAAAATAGAGAGAAGATATCATTCAATTGAGTTCaaaatttagaatcaatcacaaCACAAGAATTACAGCTTTTATTCTAACTAATGACATGACTTAGCCTAACAGA belongs to Hevea brasiliensis isolate MT/VB/25A 57/8 chromosome 4, ASM3005281v1, whole genome shotgun sequence and includes:
- the LOC110633106 gene encoding major allergen Pru ar 1-like translates to MGVLTYEAEVATGIPPTKMFKVFVLDADNIIPKILPQAIKSIEILEGNGGPGTIKKTTFAEGSEFKYVKNKIEAIDKDTFTYSYSSIEGEPWIDTLEKIYYEVKIVPSADGGSICKTTSKYYPKGDAEINEALIKAGEEKIMAMFKVIEAYLLANPDAYN